A genomic window from Engraulis encrasicolus isolate BLACKSEA-1 chromosome 14, IST_EnEncr_1.0, whole genome shotgun sequence includes:
- the aspn gene encoding asporin, with amino-acid sequence MRLFLLMFLLLLCHGKPHQPIDVQNAVTDTNDVMMQDAWNWRMNTHDDDDDDDDDDDDNDLIDCPKDCECSLRVVRCADKALGRVPKKIPKDTVMLDLQNNYIAEIGEDDFKGLSNIYALFLLNNVLTKIHPKAFRDMTKLKLLYLSYNMLPEIPANLPKGLFELRISDNNINRIQKDAFKGLMSLQVLEITANPLANSGIELGAFDNMATLFLRIAEAKLTAVPKDLPTSVLDLNLDYNKIAKVEVEDFYRYKKLQRLGLEFNSIKSVENGSFASLPNIREIRLDNNRLRRVPPGLSSLKYLQVLLLHANKISFVGADDFCPTGESAKKMDYTGISLFANPVRHWQIPPVTFRCVSSRGLHMGNRRK; translated from the exons ATGAGACTGTTTCTACTGATGTTCTTGCTCCTGCTGTGCCATGGgaaaccccatcagccaatcgaTGTCCAGAATGCCGTCACGGATACTAATGACGTCATGATGCAAGACGCATGGAACTGGAGAATGAATACtcacgacgacgatgatgacgacgacgatgatgacgatgacaatgactTAATAGACTGTCCTAAAGACTGTGAATGCTCACTAAGAGTTGTTCGGTGTGCAGATAAAG CCTTAGGTAGAGTACCAAAGAAGATCCCAAAAGACACAGTGATGCTCGACCTCCAGAATAACTACATTGCTGAGATCGGGGAGGATGACTTCAAAGGCTTAAGCAACATTTAC GCACTGTTCTTGCTCAACAACGTCCTCACAAAGATTCACCCAAAGGCattcagagacatgaccaagctGAAACTTCTCTACTTGTCCTACAACATGCTACCTGAGATACCCGCTAACCTGCCCAAGGGCCTCTTTGAGCTGCGCATCAGTGACAACAACATCAACCGCATCCAGAAAGACGCCTTCAAGGGCCTCATGTCGCTGCAAGTTTTAG AGATAACTGCAAACCCTCTTGCGAATAGTGGTATTGAGCTCGGAGCCTTTGACAACATGGCTACTTTGTTCCTGCGAATTGCAGAGGCAAAGCTGACTGCAGTACCCAAAG ATCTACCAACTTCTGTCCTTGATCTAAACCTGGATTACAACAAGATCGCTAAAGTGGAAGTGGAGGATTTTTACAGATACAAAAAGCTGCAGAG GTTGGGTTTAGAGTTCAATAGCATTAAGTCTGTGGAAAATGGAAGCTTCGCCAGTCTTCCAAACATCAGGGAAATCCGCTTGGACAATAATAGGCTCCGGAGAGTTCCACCAGGTTTGAGTTCACTTAAGTATCTCCAG GTTCTGTTGCTTCACGCCAATAAAATATCATTCGTGGGGGCTGATGACTTCTGTCCCACCGGAGAAAGTGCAAAAAAGATGGACTACACCGGCATTAGCCTCTTCGCCAACCCTGTGCGGCACTGGCAGATTCCGCCGGTGACATTCCGCTGTGTCTCAAGCAGAGGACTCCACATGGGGAACCGGAGAAAGTGA
- the ecm2 gene encoding extracellular matrix protein 2 — protein sequence MRPGILLAVWVVVCLSLVVAQEQQVPLGHGKRRRSGQRRAKKVTSGQAAKQGRQTARNGDAGAAISFNSYKNVNEQESNYNVIPGRSGQCKYMGITMFDKAVWSPKPCVTCLCSEGSVVCDEVSCPGLRCQVSYTPIGECCPVCADTGLEDPDFSGEVPLSNDPSDPSEPWVFRTPAEIEEILRQEAEEHREEEERLRRRDEERRKRRRRKEKEAAKRKEKERLQAEAEEEERLLREEAEAAEERKRRQEEHRRQEEERMRSMENEQKLMMKVLREAAERAAERAAAEKLRDEVESPDEEIVWLRGDVFQMPPLEETTDGPTLIPLVNEPTEPAEPPNEEREEEEEEEEEREEVGEEVGEEVGGVDGTRPVVQIITQDVPKGCTISDVIINCENGKLTAIPPLSIPELKSLNLEGNEITTIPAGAFYGIPNLEWINFSKNKITSQNIDPQAFKSLKFLSRLYMDGNLLEQIPAGLPSTLQELKINDNNLREIKENSFKGMSSLITLELEDNMLSESNVEPQAFAPLTGLSYLRLGHNFFRTIPQGLPPFLLELHLESNKIEEITEGAFNNTHNLNVVVLRHNKIDETRIAPLAWINHKTLESIDLSHNNLYMVPSFLPKALVHLVLVGNQIERIPGYVFAHMEQGLEYLYLSYNRLDGEGIEPEAFLGCLHSMTELCLDHNQLTDIPIGVNEMTSLHFLRLNDNRIRNIAEDAICDPLNEDDSHLVAVRLENNLLDLRKIPNTAFSCVRSYSSVVLKPQHLK from the exons ATGAGACCTGGGATTCTACTAGCAGTCTGGGTCGTTGTGTGTCTGAGCCTCGTTGTGGCCCAGGAGCAGCAGGTACCACTGGGTCATGGAAAGAGGAGAAGGTCTGGACAGAGAAGAGCCAAAAAGGTCACCTCCGGTCAGGCAGCCAAGCAGGGGAGGCAGACAGCTCGTAATGGAGATGCTGGGGCCGCCATTTCCTTTAACTCGTACAAGAATGTTAACGAACAGGAGTCCAACTACAACGTCATTCCAG gaaGGAGTGGTCAGTGCAAGTACATGGGCATCACCATGTTTGACAAAGCCGTCTGGTCCCCCAAGCCCTGTGTGACCTGCTTATGCTCTGAGGGCTCCGTGGTCTGTGATGAGGTGTCGTGTCCAGGCCTGCGATGCCAAGTCTCCTACACACCCATTGGAGAGTGTTGCCCAGTGTGCGCTGATACCG GGCTGGAGGACCCAGACTTCTCTGGCGAGGTCCCGTTATCTAATGACCCCAGCGACCCCAGCGAGCCGTGGGTCTTTCGAACGCCCGCCGAGATCGAGGAGATCCTCAGACAGGAAGCTGAGGAACACCGGGAGGAAGAGGAGCGTCTTCGCCGAAGagacgaagagaggagaaagaggaggaggcggaaggagaaggaggcggccaagaggaaagagaaggagcgactgcaggcggaggcggaggaggaggagcggctgCTCAGGGAGGAAGCGGAGGCCgccgaggagaggaagaggcgacAGGAGGAGcacaggaggcaggaggaggagaggatgaggagcatGGAGAACGAGCAGAAGCTCATGATGAAGGTCCTGCGGGAGGCGGCCgagagagcggcagagagagcAGCGGCCGAGAAACTAAGGGATGAGGTGGAGTCGCCGGATGAGGAGATTGTTTGGCTGAGGGGGGATGTATTTCAGATGCCACCACTGGAGGAGACCACAGACGGGCCTACGTTGATCCCACTCGTCAACGAACCTACAGAACCGGCTGAACCCCCCAATGAGgaaagggaagaagaggaagaggaagaggaggagagagaggaagtgggagAGGAAGTGGGAGAGGAAGTAGGGGGTGTTGATGGTACTAGACCAGTGGTTCAGATTATTACCCAAGACGTTCCGAAGGGCTGCACCATATCTGATGTCATAATAAACTGTGAGAACGGAAAGCTGACCGCAATCCCACCTCTGTCTATCCCAGAGCTAAAATCTTTGAATCTAGAGG GTAACGAGATCACGACAATCCCGGCTGGAGCTTTCTATGGCATTCCTAATTTGGAGTGGATAAACTTTAGCAAAAACAAGATCACATCCCAAAACATAGACCCACAAGCATTTAAG AGCCTGAAATTCCTGAGTCGCTTGTACATGGATGGCAATCTCCTCGAGCAAATCCCTGCTGGTCTTCCTTCAACACTACAAGAACTCAAAATCAATGACAACAACCTTCGTGAAATCAAGGAAAACAGTTTTAAAG GCATGAGCAGCTTGATTACCCTGGAGCTGGAGGACAACATGCTGAGTGAGAGTAATGTGGAGCCCCAGGCCTTTGCACCCCTCACCGGACTCTCCTACCTACGACTAGGCCACAACTTCTTCCGCACCATCCCTCAGGGACTGCCCCCTTTCCTGCTG GAGCTTCACCTGGAGAGCAATAAGATAGAGGAGATAACAGAGGGAGCTTTCAATAACACCCACAACCTCAATGTGGTAGTGTTGCGACACAATAAGATTGACGAGACCCGGATTGCGCCGCTGGCCTGGATAAATCACAA GACTCTGGAGTCCATAGATCTGTCCCACAACAACCTGTACATGGTCCCGTCCTTCCTGCCCAAAGCTCTGGTGCACCTGGTGCTGGTCGGCAACCAGATCGAGAGGATCCCGGGCTACGTGTTCGCCCACATGGAGCAGGGCCTGGAGTACCTGTACCTGTCCTACAACAGGCTGGACGGCGAGGGCATCGAACCCGAGGCCTTCCTGGGCTGCCTGCACTCCATGACGGAGCTGTGCCTGGACCACAACCAGCTCACAGACATCCCCATCGGCGTCAACGAGATGACCTCGCTGCACTTCCTCAGGCTCAACGATAACAGAATCAG GAACATTGCAGAGGATGCGATCTGTGACCCATTAAATGAAGACGACTCACACTTGGTGGCAGTGCGACTCGAAAACAATCTCCTGGACTTGAGAAAAATCCCAAACACAGCATTCTCCTGTGTTAGATCCTACTCCAGTGTTGTTCTGAAGCCACAACATCTAAAATAG